A single Triticum dicoccoides isolate Atlit2015 ecotype Zavitan chromosome 2A, WEW_v2.0, whole genome shotgun sequence DNA region contains:
- the LOC119358611 gene encoding putative disease resistance RPP13-like protein 1: METAISAVASELVSQFVSLLMNKYYSLSHAQSEEKVMQRLHHLLMRAGTILEEADTRYITNSGMMMHLKTLSEAMYQGHRVLDCVRYHALQHSAGFDKVSINDSSSSSLHLAIPFKRSRTTSGKDDKEMRLESHGALKSLEIAIANMAEFIVLLGGCQRISRRPYDVYLYTDNFMFGRHTEKQKLLSFLLEHNNPPGDHALSVLPIIGGAGVGKKTLVAHVCGDQRVRSRFSSILHLNGHNLLTIFDHGRTMFGTMLVVIEFASDVGEDEWKRFHSFLIRMSTGSKIIIISKLKRLTRFGSVQPIFLNVLSYDELRYLFKTLAFGSVDPTEHPRLVQLADEFCNMLHNVPAGTLIATNMLTDVLRMNLSVQFWHCILEKGLRYFKRNYSTCGGRLSMLTDQAHLVDITDYALQPLSMIACTPNVSIKKELPSLTFGELIRDPSVIPKQDFILIAWESRIPPHNSFPHLVTSHAQGTHEGGALTGRKRRGAPI; the protein is encoded by the coding sequence ATGGAGACTGCCATATCTGCAGTTGCTAGTGAACTCGTGAGCCAGTTTGTCTCCTTACTGATGAACAAGTACTACTCCTTGAGCCATGCCCAATCAGAGGAGAAGGTGATGCAAAGGTTGCATCACCTCCTGATGAGAGCTGGCACCATCCTTGAGGAGGCAGACACACGATACATAACCAACTCCGGGATGATGATGCATCTCAAGACACTCTCAGAGGCCATGTACCAAGGACACCGTGTGCTGGACTGCGTGAGGTACCATGCCCTCCAACACAGTGCAGGCTTCGACAAGGTTAGCATCAATGACTCGTCTAGCAGCAGCTTGCATTTAGCCATTCCTTTCAAGCGTTCTCGAACAACATCTGGGAAGGATGACAAGGAAATGCGCCTCGAGTCACATGGTGCCTTGAAAAGCTTAGAAATTGCTATTGCTAATATGGCAGAGTTTATTGTTCTTCTGGGTGGATGCCAGCGCATATCCCGTAGGCCCTATGATGTTTATCTTTACACCGACAATTTCATGTTTGGCCGACACACTGAAAAGCAAAAGCTCTTGAGCTTCTTGTTGGAGCACAACAACCCTCCTGGTGATCATGCACTTTCAGTTCTTCCGATCATAGGTGGTGCTGGAGTTGGAAAGAAAACCTTGGTTGCTCATGTGTGTGGCGACCAAAGGGTTCGGTCACGCTTCTCCTCTATTTTGCACTTGAATGGACACAACCTCTTGACCATATTTGACCATGGAAGGACCATGTTTGGGACGATGTTGGTAGTGATTGAGTTTGCTTCTGATGTAGGTGAGGATGAATGGAAAAGGTTTCACTCTTTTCTCATAAGAATGAGCACAGGAAGCAAGATCATCATCATAAGTAAACTTAAAAGGTTAACCCGGTTTGGATCGGTACAGCCTATTTTCCTAAATGTTTTGTCTTATGACGAGTTGAGGTACCTTTTTAAGACACTGGCATTCGGGAGTGTAGACCCTACAGAACATCCACGGTTAGTACAACTAGCAGATGAATTTTGCAACATGTTGCATAATGTGCCAGCAGGTACACTTATTGCAACAAATATGCTCACAGATGTATTGAGAATGAACCTCAGTGTTCAATTTTGGCATTGCATACTAGAGAAGGGACTAAGATATTTTAAGAGAAACTATTCCACATGTGGTGGGCGCCTAAGCATGCTGACGGACCAAGCCCATTTAGTGGACATAACGGACTATGCTTTGCAACCACTTAGCATGATAGCTTGTACTCCTAATGTTTCAATCAAGAAGGAATTGCCAAGTCTAACATTTGGGGAACTTATAAGAGATCCTAGTGTTATCCCGAAACAAGACTTCATTCTAATTGCATGGGAATCAAGGATACCGCCTCATAATTCATTTCCTCATTTGGTTACAAGTCATGCTCAGGGTACACATGAAGGTGGTGCCTTAACAGGGAGGAAGCGAAGAGGAGCGCCAATCTAA